One Dermacentor silvarum isolate Dsil-2018 chromosome 10, BIME_Dsil_1.4, whole genome shotgun sequence genomic window carries:
- the LOC119466609 gene encoding lysosomal alpha-mannosidase-like, which produces MRGLRSAILLIQPLVLRLLLSTWLRLVPVVKQTDWIIDAANPCELKGCPASKPGYINVHVLSHSHIDAGWLQTVDVIYETYATAIYDTTTFALLQKPSRRFVSAENVFFARWWRKKPAEIKDSVRKLVLSGRLQFVGGGWTQNDEAVTHYTATIDQMTLGLRFLNSTFGPQCGVPSVAWQADPFGHSVTQAALFARMGFSSVMLGRISSDTKNDWQRNRSMEFVWEADSRKQGESEKLELETAAVLDAGGGDGRILAWVPENTYTTPQAICFGWNDCLHPEESFRNERLTPSVLIEYARYQTEVYTNDTVAVMSGCDLCFSDANDRFLKQDDVLAMANRISAAQRKRRRVHVMHSTPACYVEALHSASREWPRFAGDLMPYTDRPGRTWTGFYTTRPNLKMMVRYANGFLQASP; this is translated from the exons ATGCGTGGACTGCGGTCGGCGATCCTTCTGATACAGCCACTAGTACTGCGGCTACTGCTTTCGACGTGGCTGCGATTGGTGCCTGTGGTGAAGCAGACAGATTGGATAATCGACGCGGCCAATCCATGCGAACTCAAG GGCTGTCCTGCTTCCAAGCCGGGCTACATCAACGTTCACGTTCTCAGTCACAGCCACATCGACGCTGGATGGCTTCAGACAGTGGACGTCATATATGAAACGT ACGCGACGGCTATCTACGACACCACAACGTTCGCCCTGCTCCAGAAACCGAGCCGGCGTTTCGTTTCCGCCGAGAACGTCTTTTTCGCACGGTGGTGGCGAAAAAAGCCAGCAGAAATCAAGGACAGCGTGCGAAAGTTAGTCCTCTCAG GACGTCTACAGTTCGTGGGAGGCGGATGGACGCAGAATGACGAGGCGGTGACCCACTACACCGCCACAATCGACCAGATGACGCTGGGACTTCGATTCCTAAATTCCACATTCGGACCGCAGTGCGGCGTGCCCAGTGTCGCGTGGCAGGCTGACCCGTTTGGACACTCAGTCACACAGGCTGCACTCTTCGCCAGG ATGGGCTTCAGCAGCGTCATGTTAGGCCGGATATCGTCAGACACCAAGAACGACTGGCAGAGGAATCGCAGCATGGAGTTCGTCTGGGAAGCCGACAGCCGGAAACAGGGGGA GAGTGAGAAACTTGAGCTTGAAACAGCCGCCGTGCTTGACGCAGGTGGTGGCGATGGACGCATTCTGGCTTGGGTGCCCGAGAACACGTACACGACGCCGCAGGCGATATGCTTCGGATGGAATGACTGCCTGCATCCCGAA GAATCTTTTCGGAATGAGCGTCTGACGCCGTCTGTTCTCATCGAATATGCAAGATATCAG ACCGAGGTCTACACCAACGACACGGTGGCCGTGATGTCCGGCTGTGACCTGTGCTTCTCCGACGCCAACGACAGGTTCCTGAAGCAGGACGACGTCTTGGCAATGGCCAACCGGATATCCGCCGCCCAGCGGAAGCGGCGACGCGTGCATGTGATGCACTCGACACCTGCCTGCTACGTGGAG GCCTTGCATTCCGCATCTCGGGAATGGCCTCGATTTGCCGGAGACTTGATGCCTTACACAGACCGGCCTGGCCGTACCTGGACTGGCTTTTATACGACCAGGCCCAATTTGAAGATGATGGTGCGATACGCCAACGGGTTTCTGCAGGCAAGTCCGTGA